The DNA window CTTATAGGAGAGAAGGCTGCATAATTTAGCCCTCCACGTCTTTATGGGTTTGTGGATGCAACGCTGGCTCCTAAACCTCGAGAGTTCAGTCAGATCCCTTGAAGAAACAAGCATATAGTTTTCCACTGTGTTAAGAAAAGGTAGGTCAAATGTCTCAAGGTGGCATGAACTGCTAAGAGAAATGAACTTAAAGGCTTTCACAGAGAGCTATTAATTCCTAATTCACAGATAGAATGAGAGAGCATCTTTCACTTGGCATCTACAATATATTGTTCTCCCTATAATCAGAAGCACAGTACCTCAGGTAGATATCTTCTTCGAGGGACATGGACTTGTTCTTTGGAGAGAGTTTCAGAAATATGCCAGGCAGATGCTGCAGTCAAATACCacccaaaagcaaaataattgttCTTGTGAAGTAGTTACACAGGAAGGAATTATCACCATCCTGAAAGCTCCTTCAACCCCACTATCAGTTTGCTTATACATGAACCTGTTGAGATTTCAAGTGAAATTTGGAAGATTTCTTGTATGTTCCACATAGCCAGTATCCAGTCAttaataaagcatttaaaatactctTAAAAACCATGCACTACAACTCAAATGCTCTTAAAATTAGATGTCAAGCAGTAAAAGGATCCATTAACCAGAGCAGAAACATATTATCCAAAGACATCAGGTTAAAAAAATTGGCACCAAGAAGTCATTTTCAGCACTTCAGAGCTCTAAACTGTGTGAAAACCAAATCTGCGAACCACCAGAATAAAACTATATGTTTTCAACTTGACTGTAAGGTACCTGCTAACACACAATTGCCAGCTGGGTGTTACAAAGCATTCAAAAAGAAACTAAATGGCTTGAAAAACAAGTGCTTACAAAAGAATGTAAACACTTTTGCACCTACACAGGGACCTTAAGAAATCACCAGTCAGTAGCTTGTGTTAACCTGAACCAGCAGTGCTGAGCATGTTGTGGTTATATCTCCCAAATAACAACAGAAACCGCACATGAGTTATTGGATAGAAAAAATCACAAGCAGCAATCAGTGAGAGATGGGTGGGAAAAAACCTAACTCTAGGCAATTCTACCAATATAGGCTCTAGAAATATGTCATGTAGCATTTAAAACCTCTAGACGCATGTAAACATCTGTTTGCAGGATAGACTGGAAATAATCCAGTGCCCTACAACATATCATAAGCCACAACAAGAGAAGAACTTGCTTCTATCCCGTATATGAATGTTTTGTGGCTCAGCTCAGCTTATCAACCTCCTTGTCATCTGAGTTCAAGCACGTACTTGTCAGACATGCCTTAGTCAAAGGGATAACATACTTTTCTCAGTTGAATTTTACTGAGTCTGTGGGCTCCATCAGCAGTACATGCACTGGAAGATAATCAAAAATTATTGCTTATGAGCCCTTCCTTTCCTGCGAGCTCAGCTCAGGCCACTCTACATAGACCTGGCACCCTAGGTTACTGCTGCATGGTTCGTACCTCACCTGacatgttttctttgcttctaaCATACTCTCCTTGCTCAGCTGCCTTGGCTTTCTCCATCTGCACTGGGTAAACAAGAGCTGCAGTTCTGCTCCCCCTCTCAAAGCCgctttgctcccagctgcagtttCTGTTGTTTAACCCTTGAAACAGGGCAGGAGATCTCACAAACACTCTGCTATCATTCGCCCTGCTGTGTGTATCATTCGCCCAGCCTCAGAGCTTTATACTGTGCTTCCTATACTTGTCCTTGAAAATTGTGTCCCTTTCCAGTGCAGGCACAGGaggcagaaaacagcaaaggcAACAGGATAAACCCAGAGCAATTCTGTCTTCAACTCTGGAGATGAAAAATTcaatttgaatcatagaatcatagaatcaccaggttggaagacacccaccggatcatcgagtccaaccattcctatcaatggAATCCCATGCCTGCATTCCAAGGAAGCTCTGAGACCGCGCTGCACCTTGGAACCACCCTGGCTCTCTTGAACAACCAAATACTCAACCCCTTCCTCTGCCACTCAAGCTGATTTCCCCAGCAGTTCTCTTCAGCAGCTCATTCATCACTGCTTGGGTTAATTATGGCTTTCATTCTCTACCCCTTCACACAGGTACAGCATGTGAAATGTCACACTATATGCCATTTTCCTCAGCTAGGTTTTACTccttttttcaattttatttgtgCTAAGCCAAAGAAGCCACCCTcactattctttcttttcacagcttgtttttttcacagttgCGGTCGTGTCTTCTCAGCAGTGTTTCTACAGAAAGCTGATGACAAATGTCAGTTTGCTCATCTCAAGCCTCCACGTGTCGCCTCTCTGGGAGTATTGCCCTTTTCTACTAAACCTGCATCTTTCTTCCAAAATGAAAACGTGACAAAAAGTGATTCGCTATGAGCATTTTAGTCCCTAGATCAGTATCGAATTTGTTACATCACCTTCTCTGGCTCTACATCCACCCCTGAGCTGGGCTTGTCTAGGTACAAAGACAGAAAGGGTCTAAATGTTGCACAGGACATTTAGACGTGCTCTGCTTGGTCTTGCTGCTGCCCCTGAACTCAGCAAAGGGACAGCACCACCTTGCCCAGACACGGATGTGCATGGCTGTAGCTTCACACCAGGACCTGCCCCAGCAGGAGGGGACACTGTGGTGACAACACAGCAGCAGGCTGGCCTTGTTGTCCCCTCCTGCAGTGGGtcagcacagctcccagccTTCGGGCACCGTGCAGGCTCTGGTGGGAAGACCTTCCTCTTTCATCCTGTGAGGAAAGCTGTTCCTCTCTGAACGAGGACCTTGACAGTCTTCTGGGAGTGGTTTTGGGGGATGCGGGAGAGGTGCTGAGATGGACCTCTTAACAAGGGGCTGCAAAGCCTTCATCGTCCCTCAGGCTCTGCTCTGGTCCAGCCTCCACCTGATCTCAATGCAGATGGTGTCATCCCCCCTCGGAGATCTCCTGGGCTGAAGCCTCATgcagaaagggagggagaggagcttGCAGTGTTCCCCTGCCCAGGTGCCCACGTCATGGGTGCCACAGGGCCAGCCAGCACCAGAGCGATGGGGCTGCTGCAAGTGGTGAGGTGAAGGGGCTGTGTTTGCCtaggggatggagagagaggCCAAGGGACCCCCATGAGATGACACAAGACACCACTGTGGCCACACTCACGAGGACATTAGATGGGTGACAGCTGTGAGGCACCATCTCCTGCTTCAGCTTGAGTAACCCCTGTGGCCCTCAGTCCTCACAACTGGGTGCAAAGTGGTGTTTGAAGGATGGGCCAGGCTTCCCCAGTGCCATCTGTTTCTCACTTGTCTCCATTTGACATTTTCAGCTCTTCAGGAAATTAATGTTAGCCACTACGAAAGGATTGCACAAATATATATCATCTGAagtgttctttgtttttttcttcagagatcagttttaaaatgaaagaaacccCACCTGTAGTTTACGCAAATAAACTGGGAAATAATTATTACATTGTCTATTGAGGTGCTGTTAGGAGCAAGTTATATTGCATTTTGCAGGAAGCCCTTGAATCACTcttagaatcaaagaatcatagaatcaccaggttggaagagacccaccagatcatcgaatccaaccattcccatcaaacgctaaaccatgtccctcagctcctcgtccacccgtcccttaaacacctccagggaaggggactcaaccccctccctgggcagcctgttccactgcccaattaccctttctgtgaagaattttttcctaatgtccagcctgaacctcccctggtggagcttgaggccattccctcttgtcctgtcccctgtcacttgggagaagagcccagctccctcctctccacaacctcctttcaggtagttgtagagagcaatgaggtctcccctcagcctcctcttctccaggctaaacacccccagctctctcagccgttcctcataaggcctgttctccagccccttccccagcttcgttgctcttctctggactcgctccagagcctcaacatccttcttgtggtgaggggcccagaactgaacacaggattcgaggagcggtctcaccagtgccgagtccagagggagaagaacctccctggacctgctggtcatgccgtttctgatccaagccaagatgcccttggccttcttggccacctgggccactgctggctcatgttcagttgctgtcaaccaacacccccaggtccctctcctccaggcagctttccagccaggcttctcctagtctgtagctgcttagggttgttgtgcccctagtgcaggacccggcatttggccttgttaaacctcataccattggtctcagccccacagtgcagcctgttcagatccctttggagccccccgaccctccagcagatccacgcttccacccagtttagtgtcatccacaaacttgctaagggtgcactcgatgccttcatccaggtcattgatgaagacattgaacagggctggacccagcactgagccctagggaaccccacttgtcactggcaacTTGTCACTCTCCTAGAAAAAGGAAACTCTTCTAAAAAGAGTCACTCttctaaaaaaatgaaacaagaaaacactAAGAGAAACAAACCATTCAACAACTCGCATTCATTTGCAAGATATATGAAACAGTCTTTAATACATGTCTAAAAATATGGAGCAACTATACAAAGCCCCACTTACGAAGATAATTTTATTCGTGTACAGCCAAGTGAAGATTGCAGGGTCTGCAATCAACAGACACTTCCCTACGAGTAAAACCCATCCCTCCACCAACCACCCAAGGGAGCAGATTTCACACTCAGTCTGGTGCCCAGCATTTCACAAGTGACATTAGAAGGGAAATGACCTCTTCTAAGTGGCAAGGTGAGATCTCAGCAGAGCTCACCCCAGAGAGGGAGGATCCCCTCTGCTTGGCTCCGCTCCAGCCATACACTCTCAACAACAGCAAACTGGCCCTAATCCTTCATAAACTAAACAAATGcatcaataaagaaaaaatttagTTTAGCCTGTCCCCAGAAACCACAAGCCAACTGTGTGAATCCTGCCATGTAAGGGTGCAGTTTGATATTCCCCTTATCATGCAAGATCACTGACTTTCCACAGTGGACCTGGctctgcaaaaccaaaacaccccTGGAGGAAGCTGTAGCCCTTCCTTGGctagagaagagcaaagctCATTGTAGCAACCTGTTCTAAGCCATTACCACACCAAATTAAATTTCCACTTGGCTCTTCTGAGTTTTTGATAAATTCCCTCATTAAGAGTGATTTTGGATAATTCACCTGTGCCCAGTTTGGAATGCAGGCACTGGCTCTATCCCAGATTCATTCAGTATGTACTTTACAGTGCAGACTCATTGACCTGGAGAATGCGTTTTGCTGTCTAAGGCATCTGGAGTTTGAGACAACATAGGCACATCGCAAATAGTTTAGCAGTCCCCCAAAGCTGCCATACCCCAAGTCTAGTCATTTCACACATCAACCACATCAAGATCCACACTAATCATGCCAATGCCTCTGTCAAGGGCAGGAATTTAAAATATAGACTTGATTGCACTTCAGGGGGGCTGTTACAATCTTTGAATAGGTAATTCTACACatatttctggaatcctcaacataagaaggatatggagctgttggaatgggtctagaggaggctacaaagatgatcagagggctgggacacctcccatatgaggacaggctgagagagttggggttgttcagaatGAAGAATagaagactccgaggagaccttatagtaaccttccaatacctgaagggggcctacaagaaaggtgaggagggactatttacaaaggcttgtagtgatagaacaagggggaatggttataaactggagaggggcagagttagactggacataaggagaaacttcaccatgagagtgatgagacagtggaacatgttgcccagggaagctgtggctgccccatccctggaggcgttcaaggccaggctgaatggtccttgggcagcctgatccagtgggaggtgtccctgcccatgcaagggggttggaactggacgacctttaaggtccctcccaaactattatatgattctTTGATATCTAGCACTTCACTTGAAACATACTCTGCCACAAGTTTTCTCAGTTCTCTTCAGAAGAGATTTCTTTCTTGTTACTCTTGAGTAATTTTAGCTACCTGAGCTCTTGGGCAGACCCACAAAGGTCCATAAGAGAACTGTAATCCATGGATCCACTACATATTATGAAATAGGCCTGTTATGGCCTTTATGAGCACTCATCAAAGCTCGGAACCAGACCTTTCAATCTATCTCCCCTTCCTGAAAGAGTTATTTATCAATCAAACAAACATGTCCATATGTTGCACTTAGCCAAATATGTAGTCCAAAAATAATACTTTCCACACTATGCTGCATGGGCAGGATACTTGCATTTCTCTACATTTTCTACAcataaaaaaaaggtatttcacAAGTGATCAAAGAAGCAGAATCAGCTTTGGAAATGAGGCAAgtgtttctttcctctgaagaaGGTAGATGATCGTATCTTCTGCTCAGCTACTGCATTAGCTTGTTCAGACAGCTCTCAGAGAGACAAGTAAAGGAATGGTTGATTCACATATGGTCCCAGCTGGTAGAAGCTTAGTCGTCAACGGAGTAAGTGTTAGTTCTGACCAAAGTGTTATGTCTAGAAATGCAGGTCATATCTTCATACACTGCATTTGGTGTTCTTTTCTGGAAATACTTCtttatctgaaaaacaaatcaaaacaaagagCCATTCGGAACAGAGCTTGAGAAGACCTTGACCAAAGAGTCAATTTAGATCTTAGGAGCCCATCTGTTTGAAGTGGAAACGTACGTTTAAAATCCCTCTTAAAACCTCAACAGGTCTTAAagggttagaatcatagaatcaccaggttggaaaagacccaccggatcatcgagtccaacctttcctatcaaacactaaaccatgtccctcagcacctcgtccacccgtcccttaaacccctccagggaaggggactcaaccctctccctgggcagcctctgccagtgcccaatgaccctttctgtgtaCATGGAAGGACAAGATAGGAGTCTAGCCTGCAAATCATATTCTGTTGATTTTGAGTAATCTTTATGGAGCAGCAGGATCTATCAACAACAAATTATTTCTGGGCAATTTCTACAGAATATGAATGTAAATAgtataaaagtaaaaattccttgtcacttttttttttcttacagaggGCAAAATTTTCTCCTACTGCTACTTTCAGACATTAGGCTATTTAATGATGTTTAGTTGTACTGGTATATGCAGACTGATtcccaaatggaaaaaaagaaaggcagcaaaACAGAGTAGAGGGGTGCTCAGTTCAGGGAAATGCATACAATGCGTGTCTATGTTGTTTACTGCGAGGTTTACTTGAGGTATGTtgtcaaaaagcaaacaacatgtCATTTACTAAGAGTTACAGACACGTAAGAATTCAGTCTGTACTGCCAAGAGTTTACAGCTGGAAGGCATTGAACTGGGGCAAAGAAGAGACAATAGAAAGCCATGGCTCCTTAGGTTTAAAAAGTGCTAAACTCAGTCGCTGTTTATAAAAAGGCACCTATTCACTATTCtgattctgttttgctttggcATGGCAGCAGCATACTTACATTGGCACGGCTTAAGGTGCAGTATATCAACGCAGAAAACTGTAGCGCTACCATGATGATAAGGCTGTAGAAGACCCAGGAACTGTTACTGCAGTCTCTCTGCTCCGCTTCTGCATGTGAAATTATATCATTATTATAAATATAAAGAGGCAGAATTCTATTCGTGTCATGAAAAAGTTATTTACTGGTTACCAAGAAATCAAATACCAACAGCATGCTACACAGCCACATTTGTCATCCCATTAGTGTCCTCACTGGCGTTCCCAGTGCTCTTCTAGAGGCTGGTAATGACTGCAGGTGGCATGCAAAGAGTCGGTGACAAGCACTCTGCAAAGGTGTTAGCTTCCATACCACAGATCAGAAGCAGGACCGCACGCTCAGAGGggaaatagaaaacattttatgcagTATTATAACAACACTGAGGGCTTGGCCAGTATATAGGAATGATATAATGGGTAGGTCTGTAAGCAGTACAGACAAAAATACTGTAATCTGAAGTGCGTACACTGAGCAGAATAGTGCTAGTGGAAAAGGTTACAGTTATCTAAAACCTCAATTAATCCGTATCTGAATAACATAATATCTAGCAATCACCCTGCTGCTTTGATGTGCAGCTGTCCTTTTCCCCAGCTCAGGTTACCGAGTTGTTGCTCCAATTATGGCCATCAGCACAGAATGAAAccacagtctttttttctgcagactgTAGATAGATCTACCACAACTCTCACGGCCTATATAAACCTTATTTTACTTGCCCAAAGATCTCATCAAAGCCCAATGCAGAGAAATAAGCTGCACCAGTAAGATCAGAATCAAGCATCatattgctgtttttttcttcatcttagAAAACGGCTACACcatcccacagaaaaaaaaaccccaaatcctgtCTTTAGAACATGTGCTCACAGTGTGCTCATGGTATAACAAAGGTGAGCAAGATCGTGCCTGCTATCATCTGTTGTACCTGAAATAAAGGCCTGAGGACTTGTTCTGTACTCCCTGTTACGatctatttttaaacacaaagacTTGCTATAGCGAATGGTTTCTAAGAGACATTTATGTCACATTAAGGTCAAATAACTGATGCTAAAAGCACAGATACATTTTCTAAAGCTGGCAGATTGTTCATAAACACACCAAAGCATTTGTTGTCTGATTTGGACCTTTTTTATTAAGATGCAGCATTAAAGCAAGTTTTCTCTTTTACAAATTCCGCTCTGGTTGTACAAGACAAGTAGAAACATAGTGCCCATTTCTGTGTGCTAGTACAACAGGGCACAGAGGAGTCGGAGCACTCTCCCCAAACTTTCCTGAGCACTGGAAGAACTCTAGTCATAGATCAGTGCTGTACCTGTCCTGTCTGAAGTTCCACAAGCTTTTAGTCCACCTTTTTGTCCACCTTTTATATCTACCTTTTTTATTGCAACATTACTATAGTTATTCATAATTAAACAAGCCAAAGGACATTACCTTTAATCAGCATCATGGTGCCATTTCTGTTCCCTGAGAGAAAAGATGCATTTCTCAGCACCCcaacacatacatatacatcACTGTCGCTTTTCCGTAGGTCGTGTAGAGTTatcactattttcttttcttgctttgaatATTCCAGGCGTTtagcaaaagcaggaaaaatagtTGAAACATTCTGACTTGACACATACAGCACTTTCTCAGGCTGCGTGTGTGTCTTCAGCAATAAGATCCCTTCGTATTCATGCGGGCTTTTCAATGCACAGGTGATACTGGTAGACTGGCCTTGCTGAGGGTTGACATAGAGTGGTGACTGTTCAACAAATCCACTGTTTTCTCCTAAAAACAAGAGAGatttatgaggaacggctgagagagctgggggtgtttagcctggagaagaggaggctgaggggagacctcgttgctctctacaactacttgaaaggaggttgtggagaggagggagctgggctcttctcccaggtgacagggaacaggatgagagggaatggcctcaagccccaccaggggaggttcaggctggacattaggaaaaattttttcacagaaagggtcattgggcactggcagaggctgcccagggagggggttgagtcaccttcc is part of the Phaenicophaeus curvirostris isolate KB17595 chromosome 19, BPBGC_Pcur_1.0, whole genome shotgun sequence genome and encodes:
- the CD7 gene encoding T-cell antigen CD7 encodes the protein MLWISCLLTASLSLLLLPCFPGQNSGENEQSTDIISVWEGDSIRITCSMKGSGYELGTYLTTNIPQPVNVIYVSSQNTSNILSALANRIKYSKEGGNLRITLHNAKESDSNIYVCVKYVKFKGHHKKLNGKTTIVVVKGENSGFVEQSPLYVNPQQGQSTSITCALKSPHEYEGILLLKTHTQPEKVLYVSSQNVSTIFPAFAKRLEYSKQEKKIVITLHDLRKSDSDVYVCVGVLRNASFLSGNRNGTMMLIKEAEQRDCSNSSWVFYSLIIMVALQFSALIYCTLSRANIKKYFQKRTPNAVYEDMTCISRHNTLVRTNTYSVDD